The following coding sequences lie in one Silene latifolia isolate original U9 population chromosome 5, ASM4854445v1, whole genome shotgun sequence genomic window:
- the LOC141655482 gene encoding secreted RxLR effector protein 161-like, translating to MQCPRNELERKEMERIPYASVVGSLNYVQTCTRPDISFAVGMLGRYQSNPGMDHWKAAKKVLRYLQGTKELMLTYRRSNHLEVIGYSNSDYVGCVDSRKSIFGYLFLLAEGAVSWKSGKQSVIVTSTMEVDFVACFEATIHAL from the coding sequence ATGCAATGTCCCCGTAATGAGCTGGAacgaaaagaaatggagagaattCCCTATGCATCTGTGGTTGGGAGTTTGAACTATGTTCAGACATGTACTCGGCCAGATATCAGCTTTGCTGTTGGAATGTTGGGTCGGTACCAAAGTAATCCCGGGATGGACCATTGGAAAGCTGCGAAGAAGGTCCTTAGGTACTTGCAAGGCACTAAGGAGCTCATGCTTACTTATAGGAGATCCAATCATCTTGAGGTGATTGGTTATTCAAATTCAGATTATGTCGGATGTGTTGATAGTAGAAAATCGATATTTGGCTACTTATTCCTTTTAGCTGAAGGGGCAGTATCATGGAAAAGTGGGAAGCAGTCTGTCATTGTTACTTCTACTATGGAAGTCGATTTTGTGGCATGCTTTGAGGCCACTATTCATGCATTGTGA